In a single window of the Corticium candelabrum unplaced genomic scaffold, ooCorCand1.1 SCAFFOLD_38, whole genome shotgun sequence genome:
- the LOC134197998 gene encoding ryncolin-1-like — MPGVPGAAGPAGSAGPSGRVGEPGPFGPRGLLGEMGRKGEKGIQGVGQKGNSGVRGEAGPKGEKGVQGDRGLQGDRGLQGSPGLVPMKDIEELKQLVGYLTESMLSIRQQVVNINNTLQFAKLRVDWKVVNDSRKLQFRRSKSKIPLLTSSNRVETTFNISDYGYDPSKYEFDEVQVDAQTTGDLDNSSETLVTYFNYNQIDQPRNYDYNSLRRVHSYPIEKKVSATSFKLAAHTTRSVGSGYITFTLVKFRVTLQ, encoded by the exons GTCCTTCAGGAAGAGTGGGAGAACCA GGTCCTTTTGGTCCTCGTGGGTTACTGGGAGAAATGGGAAGGAAAGGTGAAAAAGGAATACAGGGAGTAGGACAAAAG GGTAATTCTGGTGTACGCGGCGAAGCAGGTCCGAAAGGAGAAAAGGGAGTG CAAGGAGATCGCGGTCTGCAAGGAGATCGCGGTCTGCAAGGATCGCCCGGACTGGTTCCCATGAAAGACATCGAGGAATTAAAGCAACTCGTCGGCTATCTGACCGAGAGCATGTTG tcgATAAGGCAACAG gtagttaatatcaacaacacgTTACAATTTGCAAAATTGCGGGTTGACTGGAAAGTTGTTAACGACAGCAGGAAGCTGCAGTTTCGGAGGTCTAAGAGCAAGATCCCATTGTTAACTAGTAGCAATCGAGTCGAGACGACGTTCAATATATCAGACTACGGTTACGATCCATCAAAATATGAATTTGATGAAGTGCAAGTGGATGCACAAACTACTGGAGATCTGGACAACAGTTCTGAAACTTTAGTAACGTACTTCAATTACAATCAGATTGACCAACCACGGAATTACGACTATAATTCTCTTCGTCGAGTGCATTCTTATCCAATTGAGAAGAAAGTGAGCGCTACTTCGTTTAAACTCGCTGCTCACACTACGCGTAGTGTAGGCAGTGGGTATATCACTTTTACATTAGTGAAATTTCGAGTGACACTACAGTAG